The following coding sequences are from one Lolium rigidum isolate FL_2022 chromosome 6, APGP_CSIRO_Lrig_0.1, whole genome shotgun sequence window:
- the LOC124661433 gene encoding galactan beta-1,4-galactosyltransferase GALS1-like isoform X1 — protein sequence MKHHGARKDAGGAFAVPCVDIKLFVASLAFLTLFLALWQLHPYGSLLAAARQSASAPPCSLPLATTTTTAAATSHLPSSSNPTPTGTTAKNASAAPANPAAGNVTSSGTATKKTTPAVTSTTAAATLPVRLARESRPADPNKRVLRPYGTAAALFVQMGAYRGGPRTFAIVGLASKPTHVFGTPYYKCEWLPNPTPITPAPAAIRTKAYKILPDWGYGRVYTTVVVNCTFPTNPNPHNAGGKLLLHAYHSTTSRRYERILALEEAPGAYNQSLYTAPYQYDYLYCGSSLYGDLSAARMREWVAYHARFFGARSHFVFHDAGGVSAEVRAVLEPWVKAGRVTVQDIRAQAEFDSYYYNQFLVVNDCLHRYRHAADWTFFFDVDEYLYLPGGRTLEQVLGRLQGFTQFTIDQNPMSTKLCVKDPKNNYAREWGFEKFVFRNTFTGVRRDRKYAIQARNAYATGVHMSQNVHGRSTHKTETLIRYYHYHNSINVLGEPCQHFVRRPANGSRIKFDGVPYVYDDNMRRLAGKIKLFEKETIGSVHT from the exons ATGAAACACCACGGCGCGAGGAAGGACGCGGGCGGCGCGTTCGCCGTCCCGTGCGTCGACATCAAGCTCTTCGTCGCCTCGCTCGCCTTCCTCACGCTCTTCCTCGCATTGTGGCAGCTGCACCCCTACGgctccctcctcgccgccgcccgccaatccgcctccgcgccgccttGCTCCCTCCCgctcgccaccaccaccacaaccgcCGCCGCCACATCCCACCTTCCGTCTTCTTCTAACCCGACACCCACCGGCACGACCGCCAAGAACGCATCGGCGGCGCCGGCAAATCCCGCCGCCGGCAACGTGACCTCCTCCGGCACGGCCACCAAGAAAACCACCCCTGCCGTCACctcaaccaccgccgccgccactctcCCCGTGCGGCTGGCGAGGGAGTCACGCCCGGCGGACCCGAACAAGCGGGTCCTCCGTCCGTACGGAACCGCGGCGGCGCTATTCGTGCAGATGGGAGCGTACCGAGGCGGGCCACGAACCTTCGCCATCGTCGGGCTGGCCTCCAAGCCCACCCACGTCTTCGGAACCCCCTACTACAAGTGCGAGTGGCTGCCGAACCCAACCCCCATcacccccgcccccgccgccatCCGCACCAAGGCCTACAAGATCCTCCCGGACTGGGGCTACGGCCGGGTCTACACCACCGTCGTCGTCAACTGCACCTTCCCCACCAACCCCAACCCCCACAACGCCGGCGGCAAGCTCCTGCTCCACGCCTACCACTCCACAACCTCCCGCCGCTACGAGCGCATCCTGGCGCTCGAAGAAGCCCCCGGCGCCTACAACCAGTCCCTCTACACCGCACCCTACCAGTACGACTACCTCTACTGCGGCTCCTCGCTCTACGGCGACCTCAGCGCCGCGCGGATGCGCGAGTGGGTGGCCTACCACGCGCGCTTCTTCGGGGCCAGGTCGCACTTCGTCTTCCACGACGCCGGCGGGGTCAGCGCCGAGGTCCGGGCCGTGCTCGAGCCCTGGGTGAAGGCCGGGCGCGTCACCGTGCAGGACATCCGCGCGCAGGCGGAGTTCGACAGCTACTACTACAACCAGTTCTTGGTGGTCAACGACTGCCTGCACCGCTACCGCCATGCTGCTGATTGGACCTTCTTCTTCGACGTCGACGAGTACCTCTACCTGCCCGGTGGCCGGACGCTTGAGCAGGTGCTTGGTAGGCTCCAGGGGTTCACGCAGTTCACCATCGACCAGAACCCCATGTCCACCAAGCTCTGCGTCAAGGACCCCAAGAACAATTACGCAAG GGAATGGGGATTCGAGAAGTTCGTCTTCCGCAACACGTTCACGGGAGTCCGTAGAGACCGCAAGTACGCGATCCAGGCCCGGAACGCGTACGCCACGGGGGTGCACATGTCGCAGAACGTCCACGGGAGGTCGACCCACAAGACGGAGACCCTGATCAGATACTACCACTACCACAACTCCATCAACGTGTTGGGCGAGCCTTGCCAGCATTTCGTGCGGAGGCCCGCCAACGGGAGCAGGATCAAGTTCGACGGGGTGCCTTACGTGTACGATGACAACATGAGGCGCCTGGCGGGCAAGATCAAGCTCTTCGAGAAGGAGACGATTGGATCGGTTCATACGTGA
- the LOC124661433 gene encoding galactan beta-1,4-galactosyltransferase GALS1-like isoform X2 — MKHHGARKDAGGAFAVPCVDIKLFVASLAFLTLFLALWQLHPYGSLLAAARQSASAPPCSLPLATTTTTAAATSHLPSSSNPTPTGTTAKNASKTTPAVTSTTAAATLPVRLARESRPADPNKRVLRPYGTAAALFVQMGAYRGGPRTFAIVGLASKPTHVFGTPYYKCEWLPNPTPITPAPAAIRTKAYKILPDWGYGRVYTTVVVNCTFPTNPNPHNAGGKLLLHAYHSTTSRRYERILALEEAPGAYNQSLYTAPYQYDYLYCGSSLYGDLSAARMREWVAYHARFFGARSHFVFHDAGGVSAEVRAVLEPWVKAGRVTVQDIRAQAEFDSYYYNQFLVVNDCLHRYRHAADWTFFFDVDEYLYLPGGRTLEQVLGRLQGFTQFTIDQNPMSTKLCVKDPKNNYAREWGFEKFVFRNTFTGVRRDRKYAIQARNAYATGVHMSQNVHGRSTHKTETLIRYYHYHNSINVLGEPCQHFVRRPANGSRIKFDGVPYVYDDNMRRLAGKIKLFEKETIGSVHT; from the exons ATGAAACACCACGGCGCGAGGAAGGACGCGGGCGGCGCGTTCGCCGTCCCGTGCGTCGACATCAAGCTCTTCGTCGCCTCGCTCGCCTTCCTCACGCTCTTCCTCGCATTGTGGCAGCTGCACCCCTACGgctccctcctcgccgccgcccgccaatccgcctccgcgccgccttGCTCCCTCCCgctcgccaccaccaccacaaccgcCGCCGCCACATCCCACCTTCCGTCTTCTTCTAACCCGACACCCACCGGCACGACCGCCAAGAACGCATCG AAAACCACCCCTGCCGTCACctcaaccaccgccgccgccactctcCCCGTGCGGCTGGCGAGGGAGTCACGCCCGGCGGACCCGAACAAGCGGGTCCTCCGTCCGTACGGAACCGCGGCGGCGCTATTCGTGCAGATGGGAGCGTACCGAGGCGGGCCACGAACCTTCGCCATCGTCGGGCTGGCCTCCAAGCCCACCCACGTCTTCGGAACCCCCTACTACAAGTGCGAGTGGCTGCCGAACCCAACCCCCATcacccccgcccccgccgccatCCGCACCAAGGCCTACAAGATCCTCCCGGACTGGGGCTACGGCCGGGTCTACACCACCGTCGTCGTCAACTGCACCTTCCCCACCAACCCCAACCCCCACAACGCCGGCGGCAAGCTCCTGCTCCACGCCTACCACTCCACAACCTCCCGCCGCTACGAGCGCATCCTGGCGCTCGAAGAAGCCCCCGGCGCCTACAACCAGTCCCTCTACACCGCACCCTACCAGTACGACTACCTCTACTGCGGCTCCTCGCTCTACGGCGACCTCAGCGCCGCGCGGATGCGCGAGTGGGTGGCCTACCACGCGCGCTTCTTCGGGGCCAGGTCGCACTTCGTCTTCCACGACGCCGGCGGGGTCAGCGCCGAGGTCCGGGCCGTGCTCGAGCCCTGGGTGAAGGCCGGGCGCGTCACCGTGCAGGACATCCGCGCGCAGGCGGAGTTCGACAGCTACTACTACAACCAGTTCTTGGTGGTCAACGACTGCCTGCACCGCTACCGCCATGCTGCTGATTGGACCTTCTTCTTCGACGTCGACGAGTACCTCTACCTGCCCGGTGGCCGGACGCTTGAGCAGGTGCTTGGTAGGCTCCAGGGGTTCACGCAGTTCACCATCGACCAGAACCCCATGTCCACCAAGCTCTGCGTCAAGGACCCCAAGAACAATTACGCAAG GGAATGGGGATTCGAGAAGTTCGTCTTCCGCAACACGTTCACGGGAGTCCGTAGAGACCGCAAGTACGCGATCCAGGCCCGGAACGCGTACGCCACGGGGGTGCACATGTCGCAGAACGTCCACGGGAGGTCGACCCACAAGACGGAGACCCTGATCAGATACTACCACTACCACAACTCCATCAACGTGTTGGGCGAGCCTTGCCAGCATTTCGTGCGGAGGCCCGCCAACGGGAGCAGGATCAAGTTCGACGGGGTGCCTTACGTGTACGATGACAACATGAGGCGCCTGGCGGGCAAGATCAAGCTCTTCGAGAAGGAGACGATTGGATCGGTTCATACGTGA